The Acidobacteriota bacterium genome has a segment encoding these proteins:
- a CDS encoding D-lyxose/D-mannose family sugar isomerase, giving the protein MKAKDTAQVRAAAAALLRKARVVVTRDELEAMEVADLGLGDIKRVGLEVIVYENNDRYCAKELILLPRQICPEHRHPRVNGRNLGKKETFRCRHGEVYLYVAGERTPRPKARVPRKYKPFLTVWREIVLRPGDQYTLPPNSLHWLQAGDKGAVVSEFSSTSTDANDVFSDPRIRRVASS; this is encoded by the coding sequence ATGAAAGCCAAAGACACCGCCCAGGTTCGGGCCGCGGCCGCGGCCCTGCTGCGCAAGGCCCGCGTCGTCGTCACCCGCGACGAACTCGAGGCCATGGAGGTCGCCGACCTCGGCCTCGGCGACATCAAGCGCGTCGGGCTCGAGGTCATCGTTTACGAGAACAACGACCGCTACTGCGCCAAGGAGCTCATCCTCCTCCCCCGCCAGATCTGCCCGGAGCACCGCCACCCGCGCGTCAACGGCCGGAACCTGGGAAAGAAAGAGACCTTCCGCTGCCGCCACGGGGAGGTCTATCTCTATGTCGCCGGCGAGCGCACGCCCCGGCCGAAGGCCCGCGTGCCGCGGAAATACAAGCCGTTCCTGACCGTCTGGCGCGAGATCGTGCTGCGGCCCGGCGACCAGTACACCCTGCCGCCGAACTCCCTCCATTGGCTCCAGGCCGGCGACAAGGGGGCCGTGGTCTCGGAGTTCTCGTCGACGAGCACGGACGCGAACGACGTCTTTTCCGATCCGCGGATCCGCCGGGTCGCTTCGTCCTGA
- the ftsH gene encoding ATP-dependent zinc metalloprotease FtsH, protein MPKTTNRPMRSLLFWISAGIILILAWSLLQSPAMAKKEVTFSQFMSEAEQGKVEEVTIQDNQLRGKFTDGQTFKTVLPAGYNDLIRILRDNKVNIVVKDTSRSPVFTILMSWFPLLLLIVFWIFFMRQMQSGGNKAMAFGKSRAKLFSGQQKKVTFKDVAGVEEAEYELGEIIDFLKEPRKFQRLGGRIPKGVLLVGAPGTGKTLLARAVAGEADVPFFSISGSDFVEMFVGVGASRVRDLFDQGKKHAPCLIFIDEIDAVGRQRGAGLGGGHDEREQTLNQLLVEMDGFDSNEGIILIAATNRPDILDSALLRPGRFDRQIIVNMPDVKGREEILKVHVRKVPLDPDADLKVLARSTPGFSGADLANMVNEAALLGARQGQDKVTMKDLESAKDKVLMGVERKSMIISDEEKKNTAFHEAGHALTAALIPEADPIHKVSIIPRGLALGLTQQLPLDDRYTYTKEYLEAQLSVLMAGRIAENMFLNKTTTGAANDFEKATEIARKMVCQWGMSDLGPLTFGERDDLIFLGRDLAVNKNFSEKTSERIDDEVKKIIMRCVNRTRELLEAHREDLVRIAELLLEKEAIGSEEINAVIDGKKAAPAGPAAPAAPAPSALAAPAAPAGEAPEKS, encoded by the coding sequence ATGCCTAAGACGACCAATAGACCGATGCGCAGCCTGCTTTTCTGGATCTCGGCCGGGATCATCCTCATTCTCGCCTGGAGCCTGCTCCAGTCCCCGGCCATGGCCAAAAAGGAGGTCACCTTCTCCCAGTTCATGTCCGAGGCCGAACAGGGGAAGGTCGAGGAAGTGACGATCCAGGACAACCAGCTCCGCGGCAAGTTCACCGACGGCCAGACCTTCAAGACGGTCCTGCCCGCCGGCTACAACGACCTCATCAGGATCCTCCGCGACAACAAGGTCAATATCGTCGTCAAGGACACCTCCCGCAGCCCGGTCTTCACCATCCTCATGAGCTGGTTCCCGCTCCTCTTGCTCATCGTCTTCTGGATCTTCTTCATGCGCCAGATGCAGTCGGGCGGCAACAAGGCCATGGCCTTCGGCAAGAGCCGGGCCAAGCTCTTCTCCGGCCAGCAGAAGAAGGTGACGTTCAAGGACGTCGCCGGCGTCGAGGAGGCCGAATACGAGCTCGGCGAGATCATCGACTTCCTCAAGGAGCCCCGCAAGTTCCAGCGCCTCGGCGGCCGCATCCCCAAGGGCGTCCTCCTGGTCGGCGCGCCCGGCACGGGCAAGACCCTTCTGGCCCGGGCCGTGGCCGGAGAGGCCGACGTGCCCTTCTTCTCGATCAGCGGCTCGGACTTCGTCGAGATGTTCGTCGGCGTCGGCGCCTCGCGCGTCCGCGACCTCTTCGACCAGGGCAAGAAGCACGCCCCCTGCCTCATCTTCATCGACGAGATCGACGCCGTCGGCCGCCAGCGCGGGGCCGGCCTCGGCGGCGGCCACGACGAGCGCGAGCAGACGCTCAACCAGCTCCTCGTCGAGATGGACGGCTTCGACTCCAACGAGGGCATCATCCTCATCGCCGCCACCAACCGCCCCGACATCCTCGACAGCGCCCTCCTCCGGCCCGGGCGCTTCGACCGCCAGATCATCGTCAACATGCCCGACGTCAAGGGCCGCGAGGAGATCCTCAAGGTCCACGTCCGCAAGGTCCCCCTGGACCCCGACGCCGACCTCAAGGTCCTGGCCCGCTCGACCCCGGGCTTCAGCGGGGCCGACCTGGCCAACATGGTCAACGAGGCCGCCCTCCTCGGGGCTCGCCAGGGCCAGGACAAGGTCACGATGAAGGACCTCGAATCGGCCAAGGACAAGGTCCTCATGGGCGTCGAGCGCAAGAGCATGATCATCAGCGACGAGGAGAAGAAGAACACGGCCTTCCACGAGGCCGGCCACGCCCTTACCGCCGCGCTCATCCCCGAGGCCGATCCCATCCACAAGGTCAGCATCATCCCCAGAGGCCTGGCCCTGGGCCTGACCCAGCAGCTGCCCCTCGACGACCGCTATACCTATACCAAGGAATACCTCGAGGCGCAGCTGTCCGTGCTCATGGCCGGCCGCATCGCCGAGAACATGTTCCTCAACAAGACGACGACCGGCGCGGCCAACGACTTCGAAAAGGCCACCGAGATCGCCCGCAAGATGGTCTGCCAGTGGGGCATGTCCGACCTCGGACCGCTGACCTTCGGCGAGCGCGACGACCTCATCTTCCTCGGCCGCGACCTGGCCGTGAACAAGAACTTCAGCGAGAAGACCTCCGAGCGGATCGACGACGAGGTCAAGAAGATCATCATGCGCTGCGTCAACCGCACCCGGGAGCTGCTCGAAGCCCACCGGGAGGATCTCGTCCGGATCGCCGAGCTGCTTCTCGAGAAGGAGGCCATCGGCTCCGAGGAGATCAACGCCGTCATCGACGGCAAGAAGGCGGCCCCGGCCGGCCCGGCCGCCCCTGCGGCCCCCGCGCCGTCAGCCCTGGCTGCGCCCGCCGCTCCGGCCGGCGAAGCCCCGGAAAAAAGCTGA
- the folP gene encoding dihydropteroate synthase — protein sequence MSRATLPLRIRGQRFDLGPHVWLMGVLNVTPDSFSDGGRYLDPDRAVGHGLELAFEGADIIDVGGESTRPGSRPVPEAEEIGRVLPVIRALRKKTASFISIDTTKAAVARAALDAGADIVNDTSAFRADPDMAGVVARAGAAAVLMHMQGLPLTMQDAPRYDDLVGEVRGFLAERLRAAEAAGIPREQLIVDPGIGFGKTVEHNLELLRRQGEFLELGRPLLLGFSRKAFLGAILDRPPAGRLEGTIAAAVLSVERGAHILRVHDVGAVARAVRSTEAVLNLGGGNGGPGDPAAPGGGAGHVR from the coding sequence ATGAGCCGAGCCACGCTCCCCCTGAGGATCCGGGGGCAGCGGTTCGACCTCGGCCCGCACGTCTGGCTCATGGGGGTCCTCAACGTCACGCCGGACTCGTTCTCCGACGGCGGCCGGTATCTCGATCCGGACCGGGCCGTCGGCCACGGCCTGGAGCTGGCCTTCGAGGGGGCGGACATCATCGACGTCGGCGGCGAGAGCACCCGGCCCGGCTCGCGGCCGGTCCCCGAAGCCGAGGAGATCGGCCGCGTCCTGCCCGTCATCCGGGCTCTGCGGAAAAAAACGGCATCGTTCATCTCCATCGACACGACCAAGGCCGCCGTGGCCCGGGCCGCCCTCGACGCCGGGGCCGACATCGTCAACGACACCAGCGCCTTCCGCGCCGACCCGGACATGGCCGGCGTGGTGGCCCGGGCCGGCGCCGCCGCAGTCCTGATGCACATGCAGGGGCTGCCGCTGACCATGCAGGACGCTCCCCGCTACGACGACCTCGTCGGCGAGGTCCGCGGCTTCCTGGCCGAGCGGCTCCGGGCCGCCGAGGCCGCGGGCATCCCCCGGGAGCAGCTGATCGTCGACCCGGGCATCGGCTTCGGCAAGACCGTCGAGCACAACCTCGAGCTCCTGCGGCGCCAGGGCGAGTTCCTCGAGCTCGGCCGGCCGCTGCTCCTGGGTTTTTCGCGCAAGGCCTTCCTGGGCGCCATCCTCGACCGGCCCCCGGCCGGGCGCCTGGAGGGCACGATCGCCGCGGCGGTCCTGTCGGTCGAGCGCGGCGCCCACATCCTCCGCGTCCACGACGTCGGGGCGGTGGCCCGGGCCGTGCGCTCGACCGAGGCCGTCCTGAACCTTGGCGGCGGGAACGGCGGCCCCGGCGATCCGGCGGCGCCGGGGGGAGGGGCCGGCCATGTTCGCTGA
- the cdaA gene encoding diadenylate cyclase CdaA has protein sequence MFAEAWTLLRHVTFLDVLDILLIGFMIYYVLLLIRDTKAYQAAAGLALIGAIYLLTMWGHLGVSNRIIRSFVNYLIIGIIVLFQAEIRRFLTEIGSRTFRKPLALRSFQEKIEDLFQAIDFLSQKRIGALIAIEKEISLSTYADRGAEVDAVLSKNLLVSIFFPHSPLHDGAAIVKGDRIVAAACLLPLPAAHRLRSPFQTRTRHLAAIGLSGETDAAVIVISEETGTVSLAIKGQLERFDDNDAMQKRLLGYLRN, from the coding sequence ATGTTCGCTGAGGCCTGGACGCTCCTCCGCCACGTCACTTTCCTCGACGTTCTCGACATCCTGCTCATCGGCTTCATGATCTATTACGTCCTCCTGCTCATCCGCGACACCAAGGCCTACCAGGCCGCGGCCGGGCTGGCCCTGATCGGCGCCATCTACCTCCTGACCATGTGGGGCCATCTCGGAGTCTCCAACCGCATCATCCGGTCCTTCGTCAACTACCTTATCATCGGCATCATCGTCCTCTTCCAGGCCGAGATCCGCCGCTTCCTGACGGAGATCGGCTCGCGGACCTTCCGCAAGCCCCTGGCCCTGCGCTCGTTCCAGGAGAAGATCGAGGACCTCTTCCAGGCCATCGACTTCCTGTCCCAGAAGAGGATCGGGGCCCTGATCGCCATCGAGAAGGAGATCTCGCTGTCGACCTACGCCGACCGCGGCGCGGAGGTCGACGCCGTCCTGTCCAAGAACCTGCTGGTCTCGATCTTCTTCCCCCACTCGCCCCTCCACGACGGGGCGGCCATCGTCAAGGGCGACCGGATCGTCGCGGCCGCCTGCCTCCTGCCGCTGCCGGCCGCCCACCGGCTGAGGAGCCCGTTCCAGACCCGGACCCGGCACCTGGCCGCGATCGGACTGTCCGGCGAGACCGACGCCGCGGTCATCGTCATCTCCGAGGAGACGGGGACCGTCTCCCTGGCCATCAAGGGCCAGCTCGAGCGGTTCGACGACAACGACGCCATGCAGAAGCGCCTGCTCGGTTATCTGAGGAACTGA
- a CDS encoding CdaR family protein has protein sequence MRHQMARSFFRDWPLKLVSLVLALVVWLFLVPYEKVSSEKSLTIPLETRNVPAGLEIVARPPATVDITLRAPNRLLDEIGPSALVARLDLDRATVLQQEYPLKASMVAVPPGADVVKVSPSKVTIKLERTAEATLEVRATIRGKTAPGFHVVGLEVDPSGVAVQGPESRIKTAGAAATAPVDISGLSESTVFDADIILPRPELRFADAQTDARVTVRIEPDKPAARPGARTKKGP, from the coding sequence ATGCGACATCAGATGGCCCGCTCGTTCTTCCGGGATTGGCCGCTGAAGCTCGTCTCGCTCGTCCTGGCCCTCGTCGTCTGGCTATTCCTCGTCCCGTACGAGAAGGTCTCCTCGGAGAAGTCCCTGACCATCCCGCTCGAGACCCGCAACGTCCCCGCGGGCCTGGAGATCGTCGCCCGGCCGCCGGCCACGGTCGACATCACGCTCCGGGCCCCCAATCGCCTGCTCGACGAGATCGGGCCCTCGGCCCTCGTGGCCCGGCTCGACCTCGACCGGGCCACCGTGCTGCAGCAGGAGTACCCGCTGAAGGCCTCGATGGTCGCCGTGCCGCCGGGCGCGGACGTGGTCAAGGTCTCGCCCTCCAAGGTGACGATCAAGCTCGAGCGCACGGCCGAAGCGACGCTCGAGGTCCGGGCCACCATCCGCGGCAAGACCGCTCCCGGCTTCCACGTCGTCGGGCTCGAGGTCGATCCCTCGGGCGTCGCCGTCCAGGGGCCGGAGAGCCGGATCAAGACCGCCGGGGCGGCGGCGACGGCGCCCGTCGACATCTCGGGCCTGTCCGAGTCCACGGTCTTCGACGCCGACATCATCCTGCCCCGGCCCGAGCTCCGGTTCGCGGACGCCCAGACGGACGCCCGGGTCACGGTCCGCATCGAGCCCGACAAGCCGGCCGCCCGGCCGGGGGCCAGGACAAAGAAGGGACCCTGA
- the glmM gene encoding phosphoglucosamine mutase yields MKKKLFGTDGVRGIAGRFPLDPPTIARLGQALVELLDAKGLGAGILIGRDTRESGPWMERALARGVRAAGGEAVSAGVIPTSAVSYLTKTHGFAAGAVISASHNPFADNGIKVFSPLGVKIPDEWELEIETAVLEGRGRLTGHEADVDVNGKLAGDYAAYLAGRVRPGAAAAAGLKVVVDCANGASFVLAPRILRGLGFEVEAINAAPDGRNINAGCGSLHPEALAARVREEGAALGIAFDGDADRAVWVDGTGRLLNGDHTLFVQALHMKDAGRLRTSDVVATTMSNMGLERALEARGLGLVRTKVGDKYVHEEMVARGANLGGEQSGHTIFLDDLPTGDGILTSLRMLEVLAGRGGPMAALVEGLEEYPQTLVNVRVRRKPDFAELPEVLAAVEVVRRHVGRDGRIDLRYSGTEPLARIMVEARDRATVESCATLVAEAVRKHIGEE; encoded by the coding sequence GTGAAAAAGAAGCTCTTCGGGACTGACGGGGTCAGGGGGATCGCGGGGCGCTTCCCGCTCGACCCGCCGACCATCGCGCGGCTGGGGCAGGCCCTGGTGGAACTGCTCGATGCCAAGGGGCTCGGCGCGGGCATCCTCATCGGCCGGGACACCCGGGAATCGGGCCCGTGGATGGAGCGGGCCCTGGCCCGGGGCGTCCGCGCCGCCGGCGGCGAGGCCGTTTCGGCGGGCGTCATCCCGACCTCGGCCGTCTCCTACCTGACGAAAACGCACGGCTTCGCGGCCGGCGCGGTCATCTCGGCTTCGCACAATCCCTTCGCGGACAACGGCATCAAGGTCTTCTCTCCCCTCGGGGTCAAGATCCCGGACGAGTGGGAGCTCGAGATCGAAACGGCCGTCCTCGAAGGCCGCGGCCGGCTCACCGGGCACGAAGCGGACGTCGATGTGAACGGCAAGCTGGCCGGCGATTACGCCGCCTACCTGGCCGGGCGCGTCCGGCCGGGAGCCGCGGCCGCGGCGGGCCTGAAGGTCGTCGTCGATTGCGCCAACGGGGCCTCCTTCGTCCTGGCGCCGCGGATCCTCCGGGGCTTGGGCTTCGAGGTCGAGGCCATCAACGCCGCGCCGGACGGCCGGAACATCAACGCCGGCTGCGGCTCGCTCCATCCCGAGGCCCTGGCGGCCCGGGTCCGGGAGGAGGGCGCGGCCCTGGGCATCGCCTTCGACGGGGACGCGGACCGGGCCGTCTGGGTTGACGGGACCGGCCGCCTGCTCAACGGCGATCACACGCTCTTCGTCCAGGCCCTGCACATGAAGGACGCGGGGCGGCTGCGGACGAGCGACGTCGTGGCCACGACGATGAGCAACATGGGCCTCGAGCGGGCCCTCGAGGCCCGCGGCCTCGGCCTGGTGCGGACCAAGGTCGGCGACAAGTACGTCCACGAGGAGATGGTCGCCCGCGGCGCGAACCTCGGCGGGGAGCAGTCCGGCCATACGATCTTCCTCGATGACCTGCCCACGGGGGACGGGATCCTGACCTCGCTGCGCATGCTCGAGGTCCTGGCCGGGCGCGGCGGACCGATGGCCGCGCTCGTCGAGGGCCTGGAGGAGTACCCGCAGACGCTGGTCAACGTCAGGGTCCGGCGGAAGCCCGACTTCGCGGAGCTGCCGGAGGTCCTGGCCGCGGTCGAGGTCGTCCGCCGGCACGTCGGCCGCGACGGCCGCATCGACCTGCGCTACTCGGGGACCGAGCCGCTGGCCCGGATCATGGTCGAGGCCCGCGACCGGGCCACGGTCGAGTCCTGCGCCACGCTGGTCGCCGAGGCGGTCCGCAAGCACATCGGGGAGGAATGA
- a CDS encoding pyridoxine 5'-phosphate synthase, producing the protein MRLAVNIDHFATLREARRAAEPEPALAALLAEQAGAHGIVCHIRHDRRHIKERDLRVLREVVKTRLNVEMAATEEMKAVALDVRPDVVSLVPERPEELTTEGGLKVVANRKALGPHVEALRKAGIRTSIFIDTSLDEIKAAREIGADLVEINTGKYADLKEGPERDRALAAVREAAAYGQGIGLEVHGGHGLDYRNVGPIVALPEIAELSIGFAIVARAAVVGIERAVLDMLALLG; encoded by the coding sequence ATGAGACTCGCAGTCAACATCGACCACTTCGCGACGCTGCGGGAGGCCCGCCGGGCCGCCGAGCCCGAGCCGGCGCTGGCCGCACTGCTGGCCGAGCAGGCCGGGGCCCACGGCATCGTCTGCCACATCCGTCATGACCGGCGGCACATCAAGGAGCGGGACCTGCGGGTGCTCCGCGAGGTCGTCAAGACCAGGCTCAACGTCGAGATGGCCGCGACGGAAGAGATGAAAGCCGTCGCCCTCGACGTCCGGCCCGACGTCGTCTCGCTCGTGCCGGAGCGGCCGGAGGAGCTGACGACCGAGGGCGGCCTGAAGGTCGTCGCCAACCGGAAGGCCCTCGGGCCCCACGTCGAGGCGCTGCGGAAGGCGGGCATCCGGACGAGCATCTTCATCGACACGTCGCTCGACGAGATCAAGGCGGCCCGGGAGATCGGCGCCGACCTCGTCGAGATCAATACCGGCAAGTACGCCGACCTGAAGGAAGGGCCGGAACGGGACCGGGCGCTCGCGGCCGTCCGGGAGGCAGCGGCCTACGGACAAGGGATCGGCCTCGAGGTCCACGGCGGGCACGGCCTCGACTACCGGAACGTCGGGCCCATCGTCGCCCTGCCCGAGATCGCCGAGCTCAGCATCGGCTTCGCTATCGTGGCCCGGGCGGCCGTGGTCGGCATCGAGCGGGCCGTGCTCGATATGCTGGCGTTGTTGGGATAA
- a CDS encoding Zn-dependent hydrolase, translating into MDIRINIERLKRDLEELGRIGRDDRGGITRPSFSAADLEARAWLRKKIEEAGLGYRQDGAGNQFGRLECGGKTVMAGSHIDTVPSGGMFDGAAGVLAALEAARRIIEEKAALARSLEVASFTDEEGNLVGDFLGSRAFMGLLDENEVRGGRTSFGLPFAEVLKKAGFTAEGILGAHRDRPELEAYLELHIEQGPVLEDEGVPIGIVERIAGKHYRRCAYVGESGHAGTTPLELRHDAFLGLADLALRATQLVATRYYGSVLTVGRAVLHPGLFSVIPGRADFTLEFRSASPETLAAIERDVFALAEDIAATRGLTFLSKIVDRTAPVAVAPRIAAAIEAECRSLGYPSMRVTSGAGHDAQIIASGCDAGMIFIPSPDGASHTPEERVDWGDLEKGANLLLAAILRLAR; encoded by the coding sequence ATGGACATCCGCATCAACATCGAACGCCTTAAGCGCGACCTCGAGGAGCTCGGCCGCATCGGCCGGGACGACCGCGGCGGGATCACCCGGCCGTCGTTCAGCGCGGCCGACCTCGAGGCCCGGGCCTGGCTTCGGAAAAAGATCGAGGAGGCCGGCCTCGGCTATCGCCAGGACGGCGCCGGCAACCAGTTCGGCCGCCTCGAATGCGGCGGGAAGACCGTCATGGCCGGCTCGCACATCGACACGGTGCCGAGCGGCGGCATGTTCGACGGCGCGGCCGGCGTGCTGGCGGCCCTCGAGGCGGCCCGGCGCATCATCGAGGAGAAGGCCGCGCTGGCCAGATCGCTCGAGGTGGCGTCCTTCACCGACGAGGAAGGCAACCTGGTCGGGGATTTCCTGGGCAGCCGGGCCTTCATGGGCCTCCTCGACGAGAACGAGGTCCGGGGCGGCCGGACGTCCTTCGGCCTGCCCTTTGCCGAGGTCCTGAAGAAGGCCGGCTTCACGGCCGAGGGCATCCTCGGCGCCCATCGGGACAGGCCGGAGCTCGAGGCCTACCTCGAGCTGCACATCGAGCAGGGGCCCGTCCTCGAGGACGAAGGGGTGCCGATCGGGATCGTCGAGCGGATCGCCGGCAAGCACTACCGGCGATGCGCCTACGTCGGCGAATCGGGCCACGCCGGGACGACGCCGCTCGAGCTGCGTCACGACGCCTTCCTCGGGCTGGCCGATCTCGCCCTCCGGGCGACCCAGCTGGTGGCCACGCGATATTACGGCAGCGTGCTGACGGTCGGCCGGGCGGTCCTTCATCCCGGCCTGTTCAGCGTCATCCCCGGCCGGGCCGACTTCACGCTCGAATTCCGCAGCGCCTCGCCCGAGACCCTGGCCGCGATCGAACGGGACGTTTTCGCCCTGGCCGAGGACATCGCCGCGACCCGTGGGCTGACCTTCCTCTCCAAGATCGTCGACCGGACGGCCCCCGTCGCGGTCGCCCCCCGGATCGCCGCCGCGATCGAGGCGGAGTGCCGGTCGCTCGGCTACCCGTCGATGCGGGTAACGAGCGGCGCCGGCCACGACGCCCAGATCATCGCTTCCGGATGCGACGCCGGGATGATCTTCATCCCCTCGCCCGACGGCGCCAGCCACACGCCGGAGGAGCGGGTCGACTGGGGCGACCTGGAGAAGGGCGCCAACCTGCTCCTGGCGGCGATCCTGCGGCTCGCGCGGTGA
- a CDS encoding M28 family peptidase: MIPAFSRARPKRTIVFALWDGEEEGLWRSAYYGRKPVFPMEKTIANINLDMVGNGDVGDMASLGADFLWLLRQLKPAAF, from the coding sequence ATGATCCCGGCCTTCTCGAGGGCCCGGCCCAAGCGGACCATCGTCTTCGCCCTCTGGGACGGCGAGGAAGAGGGCCTGTGGAGGTCCGCCTATTACGGCCGGAAGCCCGTCTTCCCGATGGAGAAGACCATCGCCAACATCAACCTCGACATGGTCGGCAACGGCGACGTCGGCGACATGGCCTCGCTCGGGGCGGATTTCCTGTGGCTCCTCCGCCAGCTCAAGCCGGCCGCGTTCTAG
- a CDS encoding GEGP motif-containing diheme protein, with product MSISARSIGIMVLTAAVAGSAVWLLGAGGGQEAVRSRAYAGHEKDADMQGFITRYPAAAGTRLDDCQTCHRGGIKGTDTEREYSPCSYCHLLVYPNPRYRTGVPGTAADTLNAYGAAYEKAGRNPGAFAAIAGQDSDGDGSPNGAEIADLRLPGDAASRPGLPQAGTIVFGWDEIHKLPRHSEFLLMNTTKEPTDDYVTFTGVRIIDLLSAAKVFLTGVTGITVFAPDGYSVDYSLEDIREPFPRGRFCAGPGSLQGAGAAFVKYPPELPDGVRDGRKIHGQPWLMLAFERNGRPLDPSTYEKGSGRLAGEGPYRLIRPQRQPGRPDRSQKDKTYGDGWDFGPMMDHNAGACVRGACVIRVNPMPAGTEEYDWKNGWPLIGDRTIVIYGDGIR from the coding sequence ATGAGCATCAGCGCCAGATCGATCGGGATCATGGTATTGACGGCGGCGGTCGCGGGATCGGCCGTCTGGCTCCTCGGCGCCGGCGGCGGCCAGGAGGCCGTGAGATCGCGGGCCTACGCCGGCCACGAGAAAGACGCCGACATGCAGGGCTTCATCACGCGGTATCCCGCGGCGGCCGGGACGCGCCTGGACGATTGCCAGACCTGTCACAGGGGCGGCATCAAGGGGACCGACACGGAGCGGGAGTACAGCCCCTGCAGCTACTGCCATCTCCTCGTCTACCCGAATCCGCGGTACCGGACCGGCGTCCCCGGGACGGCAGCCGACACCCTCAACGCGTACGGGGCGGCCTACGAGAAGGCGGGCCGTAACCCGGGCGCGTTCGCGGCCATCGCCGGCCAGGACTCCGACGGCGACGGCTCGCCCAACGGCGCCGAGATCGCCGACCTGCGCCTTCCCGGCGACGCCGCCAGCCGGCCCGGCCTGCCCCAGGCCGGGACGATCGTTTTCGGCTGGGACGAGATCCACAAGCTCCCCCGGCACAGCGAGTTCCTGCTGATGAACACGACCAAGGAGCCCACCGACGATTACGTGACCTTCACGGGCGTCCGGATCATCGACCTGCTCTCGGCCGCCAAGGTCTTCCTGACCGGCGTCACCGGCATCACCGTCTTCGCCCCGGACGGCTACAGCGTCGATTACAGCCTCGAGGACATCCGGGAGCCCTTCCCTCGCGGCCGCTTCTGCGCCGGCCCGGGCTCGCTCCAAGGCGCAGGGGCGGCCTTCGTCAAGTATCCTCCGGAGCTGCCGGACGGGGTCCGGGACGGGCGGAAGATCCACGGCCAGCCCTGGCTGATGCTGGCCTTCGAGCGGAACGGCCGGCCCCTCGATCCCTCGACCTACGAGAAGGGCAGCGGCCGGCTCGCGGGCGAAGGCCCGTACCGGCTGATCAGGCCCCAGCGGCAGCCGGGCCGGCCCGACCGGTCGCAGAAGGACAAGACTTACGGCGACGGCTGGGATTTCGGGCCCATGATGGACCACAACGCGGGCGCCTGCGTCCGCGGCGCCTGCGTCATCAGGGTCAACCCCATGCCCGCGGGCACCGAGGAGTACGACTGGAAGAACGGCTGGCCGCTCATCGGAGACCGGACGATCGTCATCTACGGCGACGGCATCCGCTAG
- a CDS encoding tRNA-dihydrouridine synthase — protein sequence MPLRIGAVPVDFEVGLGALAGYSDLPYRLICRSLGAPYCLTEAMLDRQVLLEGKMRKRLVRLDPADHPVAGQIMGVEPETMAEAAAALDRMGFDIVDLNFACPVRKVVAHKRGGALMNDPGRALATVRAVIAAVPGRPVTLKLRSSFRSADASREAFWTIARGAFEAGAAAIAVHARSVEQKYTGRADWGFLAEVKRAFPDRIVLGSGDVTSPAEALRLIAETGIDGVLAARGAIGNPWFFAQARDLAAGREARRPALAEQREVIYRHYRLACEAYDPQRGLKILRHFSLQYAKMHPRRTELRNALVPARTEAHWRAVIDAFYRGG from the coding sequence ATGCCCCTCCGGATCGGAGCGGTCCCTGTCGATTTCGAGGTCGGCCTCGGCGCCTTGGCCGGCTACAGCGACCTGCCCTACCGGCTGATCTGCCGCTCCCTCGGCGCGCCCTACTGCCTGACCGAGGCCATGCTCGATCGGCAAGTCCTGCTCGAAGGCAAGATGCGCAAGCGCCTGGTCCGGCTCGACCCGGCCGACCACCCCGTCGCCGGCCAGATCATGGGCGTCGAGCCGGAGACCATGGCCGAGGCCGCCGCCGCCCTCGACCGGATGGGCTTCGACATCGTCGATCTCAACTTCGCCTGCCCCGTCCGCAAGGTCGTGGCCCACAAGCGCGGCGGGGCGCTCATGAATGATCCCGGCCGGGCCCTGGCGACGGTCCGGGCCGTCATTGCGGCGGTGCCGGGCCGCCCCGTGACGCTCAAGCTGCGCAGCTCGTTCCGCAGCGCCGACGCCTCCCGCGAGGCCTTCTGGACGATCGCCCGCGGCGCTTTCGAGGCGGGCGCGGCGGCCATCGCCGTCCACGCCCGGAGCGTCGAGCAGAAATACACCGGCCGCGCCGACTGGGGCTTCCTGGCCGAGGTCAAGCGCGCCTTCCCGGACCGGATCGTCCTCGGCTCGGGCGACGTGACCTCCCCGGCGGAGGCCCTTCGCCTGATCGCCGAGACGGGCATCGACGGCGTCCTGGCCGCCCGCGGGGCCATAGGCAACCCCTGGTTCTTCGCCCAGGCCCGAGATCTGGCCGCCGGACGGGAGGCCCGGCGCCCGGCCCTCGCCGAGCAGCGCGAGGTGATCTACCGGCACTACCGGCTCGCCTGCGAGGCCTACGACCCGCAGCGCGGCCTCAAGATCCTGCGCCACTTCAGCCTCCAGTACGCCAAGATGCACCCCCGCCGGACCGAGCTCCGCAACGCCCTGGTCCCGGCGCGGACCGAGGCCCACTGGCGGGCCGTCATCGACGCGTTCTACCGCGGCGGCTGA